CCGGGCGGTAGCCCCTCGGCGGCCGGCCGCGAGCTCGCTTCCTCCGATGGCTCCCATGGAGGTGGAGGTGGTGGAGGATGCTCCCGAGCCGGAGCCGCACGCGCCAGCCGAGCCCCCGCCGCTGCAGCTCGCGCCCTGGCAAGCGGGAGACCCCCTCGCGGCAGACCTGCTCGGGATGATCCAGCGCCTCGACGATCGCCTGGCGGGCGCCGAGCAGGCGCTCGCTGCGCTCGCCGAGCGGGCCGATCGGCTCGAACGCCGCACGGAGGCGGGGATCGAGGAGTTGTCCTCCCAGCGCGTCGCCCTGGCGCGCCTCGGCCAGGCGTTGGGGCGCCCCCTCGGCAAGCCGGATCCGACCCGCCCGGCCGGGCCCCCGGCTGCTGCGACCGACCCTCCGCGTTCGAGCTGATCGCGCGTCCGGCCGCGAGCTTCAAGTCCCCGCCGGGGCTACCCGATCGAGTGGAGTCGGAAGGGAGCCGCTTGCGCAAACGCCTGGTGATCGCCGGCCACTCGCGGGAGGGGCTCGAGCTGGCGCCGCTGCTCGAGGCGAACCCGGCGGTCGAGGTGTGCGCGATCGTCGCCGACGACCCGGCCGCCGCGCGCGCCGTCCTCGAGTCGATCGACCCCGCGTCCGCCCAGCGGCTCGCGCCGCGCATCACCGCCGATCTCGAGCACGCGCTCGCCATCCCGGGCCTCGCCGCGGTGATCGACGCCGACGCACCGCCCGCGCTGCGCGAGCGGCTCGTGACGGCGCGCGGCGTCCCCGTCACCACGCCAGCCCTGGCTCGCATGCTCTACGCCTTCGGCCCCGCCGATGCCTTCTCGAAGCCGGACCTGCTCGCCGCCCTGCGCGAGATCATGGACTCCGCCGACCTGACCCGCGACCGGCGCAGCGTGCTCGACCTCGTGCTCCAGGTGGCCGTGACCGCGACCGGCGCCGACCGCGGCTCGCTGATGCTCTGGGATCCGCACGAGCGCGTGCTGCGGGTGGCCGTGGCGCTCGGCATCGAGGAGGAGCTGATCGCGAAGATCCGGGTGCGGGCAGGGGAGGGCATCGCCGGCCGTGCCTTCGCTGCCGAGCGCGCCGTGCTCCTGCACGGCAAGGCCGACCACACCCGCTGGCAGATCGTGCGCGAGCGCGACGACGTCGAGTCCGCGATCTCGGCGCCGCTCGCGCACCAGGGGCGCGTGCTCGGTGTTCTCAACCTCTCCCACGCGCGACACCAGAACCAGTTCACCGAGGACGACCTGGCCTTCGTCGAGGAGCTGGCGCGGCTCGACGCGCGCATCCTCGCCCGCGCCGAGGAGCTGCACGGGATCCTGCGCGAATCGGCCTCGCTGCGCGTCGAGTCGCAGCTACGCCGGGTCCTGTCCCGGGCCGAGCCGCTGCCGGTGCGGCTCGCCGCCGCCTGCACGCTGCTGGCCGACGGGCTGCGCGGCGGCCTGGTGCGCCTGTGGCTGGCGGCCGAGCCGGCCGAGCCGGCGCCCGCCCGGGAGGGCACCGCTGCGGCCGCCCCGCCGGAGCTGGCGCTGCAGGCGTCGTCGACGCGCGTGGACCCGCTCGGAGGGCGCGAGCGCCTCGCGCCCGGCCAGGGCCTGGCGGGCCGCGCCGCGGCCGAGCGCCGCGCATTCTGGCTCGCGGGGCGGCCGCCCGACAGCGACTTCTGTAGTGCGGCCCTGCCGCTGCTGGCGCCCAGCGGCGAGCTGCTCGGTGCGCTCGAGGTGAGCGGCGCCGGCGACCTGGCGGGCGAGCTGCCCGATCGGATCGCGGCCGCCGCCGTCGGTCTGGCCGAGGAGCTGGCCGCGCAGCTGCGCACCGCGCGCCTCGAGCGTGACGCGCGCCGCAACGACCGGCTCGGCACCGCTGCCGCCACCCTGGCTGCGTGCGAAGACGCCCGCGCGCTCTGGGACCTCGCCGCCTCGTCGGCCCTCCACCTGCTCGAGGCCCAGGACGCCGTGCTGCGCCTGCGCGACCCCGAGTCGGGCCGCTTCCGCATCGTCGCCTGGAGCGGGATCGGGCAGTGGCGGCGTGCGCCCCTCGCCGAGCTCGAGCGCCGGCTCGCCACCGAGGCGATGCGCGCGCGCAGGCTGGTCCGGGTGGCCGATCTCTCGAGCGATCCCGCCTTCGCGGAGCACGCGGTCGGTGTCGGGACCGCGATGATCGCGCCGCTGCTACGCGAGGGCCAGCCGGCGGGCAGCCTGTCGGTGCTCGGCAAGGTGCCCGAGGAGCCGCTGCTCGGCGATCGCTTCACCGCCGCCGACG
This genomic stretch from Deltaproteobacteria bacterium harbors:
- a CDS encoding GAF domain-containing protein, whose product is MRKRLVIAGHSREGLELAPLLEANPAVEVCAIVADDPAAARAVLESIDPASAQRLAPRITADLEHALAIPGLAAVIDADAPPALRERLVTARGVPVTTPALARMLYAFGPADAFSKPDLLAALREIMDSADLTRDRRSVLDLVLQVAVTATGADRGSLMLWDPHERVLRVAVALGIEEELIAKIRVRAGEGIAGRAFAAERAVLLHGKADHTRWQIVRERDDVESAISAPLAHQGRVLGVLNLSHARHQNQFTEDDLAFVEELARLDARILARAEELHGILRESASLRVESQLRRVLSRAEPLPVRLAAACTLLADGLRGGLVRLWLAAEPAEPAPAREGTAAAAPPELALQASSTRVDPLGGRERLAPGQGLAGRAAAERRAFWLAGRPPDSDFCSAALPLLAPSGELLGALEVSGAGDLAGELPDRIAAAAVGLAEELAAQLRTARLERDARRNDRLGTAAATLAACEDARALWDLAASSALHLLEAQDAVLRLRDPESGRFRIVAWSGIGQWRRAPLAELERRLATEAMRARRLVRVADLSSDPAFAEHAVGVGTAMIAPLLREGQPAGSLSVLGKVPEEPLLGDRFTAADEAVLERLTQHVQAALTAFREPERPDLDATTGLPTARLLRERLEEEIARSRFRGHRLALLELRAAGLASEARAPAGSERAAGALARALRGALRPFDVLARMGPERFVALVPEPEQEPPALLAELCRRAREVLAGHGVSAPLEVGHAVFPDDAVDAEGLEARAAEARLGL